Part of the Paenibacillus sp. JNUCC32 genome is shown below.
AGGAATTCACCATGATCAACGAAACATTCAACAGCATGGCCTCCGAGATTCATGAGCTGAAGATCAGCGTTTACGAGGAACAGATCAAGGCGCATAAGGCCGAACTTAAGCATTTACAGCTCCAAATCAATCCCCATTTTTTATTGAACTCCATCAATATCGTCTACAATTTGGCTGAAATCAAGAATTATAGCGTGATCCAGCTCATGTGCATGAACCTCGTCAAGTACTTCCGTTTTACAACGAAGACGAATCAAATCGCGGTAACGATTGCTGAAGAAATGGAGCATATGGAGAGTTATATCAAAATCCAGCAGGTCCGTTTTCCAGAGCGAGTCACCTATGAAATCGACATTTCGGAGGGGGCAGACCAAGCGGCAATTCCGCCGCTCTTAATTCAGCCGTTTATTGAAAATGCAATCAAATACGGATTTGATTTCATGGATCATCCTTTTCATATTGCCATACATATCAGCCTTCCTATCCATGATCAATTGGAGATCGTGATTTCCGATAACGGGAGCGGCTTCTCCCGGGAAGTGCTGGAGAAATTACAATCGGGCGGTTTCATGGAGAATCAGACAGGGGAGCATTTAGGAATCACCAATGTACAATACCGTCTTAGGCATATCTTTGGACATATGGCTCGCCTGGAGTTTGACAATGCTCCGAATTCAGGCGCCAGAATAAGAATTGTACTTCCTTTCCGAACGGTAGAGCAGTTTACTTCATATTGATGATCTGTATGGGGGTAGTCGCATGTATAAGGCGCTTATAGTAGATGATGAGATCTATGCAGTAATGGGAATTAAGAGCGGCGTGAATTGGCAGGAACTGCAGGTATCTGAAGTGTATGAGGCTTATAATATGCGCGATGCATTACAGGTTTTTGAACGCACACCGATTGATATTATGATTTGCGATATCGAAATGCCCAAAGGGACAGGAATCGAGCTGCTCGAGCGGGTGAATGATATTTCTCCCGATACAGAGACCATTTTTCTAACCGCCCACTCCGCATTTGACTTCATGAAGAGAGCAATTCAGCTGGATGGCTTCGATTATTTGTTAAAACCGATCGAATTTGATGTGCTTCAGGCAACCATAGCCAAAGCGCTGCATTCGATTAAACAGGAGCGGGAGCTCCGTCATATGCGAGAGCATTACAAACCGTATTATGAGCTGTGGCAGAAGAAAAAAAGCCTGATCACGGATAAGTTTTGGAATGATGTATTTTCGGGAAGGATCGTCTGCACCCCAGCTAATGTTACGGATGTTCTTGAGGAGCATGAGCTTAGCGGATTGCAAGAGGCTGTATTCATGCCTGTTCTGGTGAGCGTGGAATCGTGGCTTCGCGAGCTCAGCACAAAGGATGAAGAAATTATGGAATATGCTATCCGCAAAGGCGCATCCGAAATGCTGCTGCCCGCCGGCCATGGAGAGGTCATTCAGACCAAGCAGGGGGTGAACGTCGTCCTTATTGCTGGAGAAGAGGGGGCGGAGGGAGAAGCCGCACATGAACTGAACTTGCGCTGTGAAAAATACATTCAGGACTGTTATACCTACTTTGGCTGTAACATTTCCTGTTATATCGGCAATCGGTCCACTTTGTATGAAATTGCCGATACGTACAGGCAGCTGCTGGAGATGGAATACAACAATCTGAATAAATCCAACCAAGTGTACAGGCTGGCTTCACTAGGCACCCAATCCATGAAGACGATGATTCCGCGAATATCCACCTGGACCCTCCTTATGGAGCATGGCCAACTCGAAGAAATGCAGCGAGAGATACATGGACGCATGGAAGAGCTGAGCCGATACCCGCAGCTTTCGGTTAGTGAGCTTGAAGGCTTCCGGCAAGAATTTATGCAAATGGTGCATTATATTCTTCATAAAAATGGACTGTCCGCGTTGGAGTTGTTTCAGGATCAGGCAGGAATTCATCTGTATGCTCAACCGCGAAATATTGAACAATTGAAAGCAACGGTTCTCCAAGTCGTTCAGGTCATTCATGATCAGCTCCATCCAAGCTGCTCCGTGATTCAACGCATACAATCCTATATTAAGGAACATTTGCACGAATCGATCACAAGAGAACAGCTTGCCGGCTTCGTACATCTCAATCCAGCTTATCTGTCCCGTCTATTCAAACGCGAGGTGGGCGAATCGATTACAGATTACATATTGCATGTCCGGATGTCGCAGGCTAAGGATTTGATCTTAACATCGACCATCCCCATATCCGAAGTAGCCAAGACCTTTGGTTATCATAATTTCTCGCATTTTTCCAAAATGTTCAGAAAAGTATATCAAGTTTCTCCGCAGGAGTTTAGACAGCAATCTTAATCTTAACGAGGATTTTCATTCGATAAGCCGTCAAACTAGTACCGGAGGGCCTGTTTTCTAATGTATGTATAAGTCGTAAACGATACATGCTATAATGATAAGCTTCTAAAATCTAAGAATATGTTTGTAATCTATGAGACACTGAATAATCCAATCGCAACTTAAAACAAAGCTATATCGTTTCAGTTCATTAGAAATGAGGGCAAATTATGCGTTACCTTTATGAATTTATCGAGCATCAAGAGGATATGCCCTTTAAACTGTTTGTCAACAGCGTGAAACATGTTCCATTTCACTGGCATAAAGAGGTGGAGATTGTCTATGTTCTCCAAGGTTCTGTTATCATGCATCTTGATCAGAAGGAGTATGTTCTACATCAGGACGACGTCGTAGTGGTGAACAGCATGTCGATCCATAAGTTTGAGCAGAATGACCATGACAATATATTATTAACGCTTCAGTTTGGGCCGGAATGGCTTCAAAATAACGTTTTTATTTCTTGTAATTCAGCGAATGAGCCTGAGCCGGTCGGTTTCCGATTGGACACGATCAAGCAAGAGCTTGCGAAGATGGTATGGGAAATGAACAAGAAGTCCCCAGGCTATCGAAGCTTTACCTTGGGAAGGCTGCAAACGTTATGTGGACATTTATTGCGATATTTTTCGGAAGGAATCAACCCGGAAGCTGAAGAAGGCGGCAAGAGCTATGACTATAAAAGGTTGAATCGGGTTCTAACCTATATCGATCAAAATTACAAAGAGAAGATTACACTGCAGACGATGGCGGAGCAAGAGCACTTAAGTTTGCATTATTTTTCTCACTTCTTCACCGATAAAATCGGTATTCCTTTTCAAAAGTATTTAACGCTGATCCGTTTGGAGAAGGCCCAGTCGGAGCTTTCGGGAAGTGAAAAGAGCATTACCGAAATTGCGATGGATTGCGGTTTTGCGAACGTAAAGCTATTCAATAAGTACTTCAAGGAGAAGTACGGTTGTACACCGAGCTCGTACCGTGAAGCCGCTGCCTCGCTTCAGGATAAGCCTAATCGAAAACCGCTTACCTATGAAGAATCCTCGAGCGGAGACTATTATGAATTAGATACGATCAATGCGATGGGGTCGTTATATCGGTACCTGGAAGTGAAGCCGGATCAAGAACGGGAGAGAGCAATCCCTTTAACAGCGGTTGTTACGGATCATGAGCAAATACAGATTCAGCCGGGAATGTCGTCAGCAGCGTACAAAAAGCACTGGAACGTTATTACAACAGCGGGCAGGGCAGTTGAAGGGCTGCGCGATGACTGGCGTCGGCAGCTGACCGAGCTTAAAGCCCGAATTCCTTTTGAATACATACGCTTCCATGGCATCTTTAATGATGAGATGATGGTATATAACGAACAGGATGACGGGACCCCTGTCTATAACTGGGCCTATGTTGACAAGCTGTATGACTTTCTTATTGGGCTGGGCATCCGGCCGTTCGTGGAGCTTGGTTTCATGCCGACCCTGCTCAGCCGCTCCAGCGAAACGGTATTCTGGTGGAGAGGGAATATTTCCCCTCCGGCCGATCAGGCAAAATGGGAGGCACTGGTTCGTGAGTTCGTCCAGCACTGCTTAAACCGCTATGGGGCTCAGGAAGTAAAACAATGGTATTTTGAAGTCTGGAACGAACCGGATTTATCAGGCGTATGCTGGGCAGGCAGCAAGGAGGAATACTTCTCGTTTTATGAGTCTACCGTTCGAGTGATCAGGTCGGTTCTGCCTGAACTAAAAACAGGGGGCCCGGCTTTAGGTTATGGGTCACTCTGGAACGACACATGGACCGAGGAGTTTATGGAATATTGCAAAAGGCACCAAGTTCCGGTCGATTTCTTTTCCTTTCATATCTATTCGGAATATCCTCAGCTTAAAGCAGAGCAAAACATATTGACGAGAATGATGCCGCCAACCTTTTATAAAGAGAGCATCCATCGACTGCAGGAAAAAATGGAGGTGGCCTCTTTCCGGGATATGGAGCTGCATATTACCGAATGGAACTTTTCGCTCTATGACCGGCACCTGCTGCACGATACCATGTTTATGGCCCCATTTGTGATGTATCATGCGATGAATACACTGGGAGACGTAAAGGCCATGGCATTTTGGTGCTTTACGGATGTGTTTGAGGAAAGTCTTGTTCCATCCTCTCCGTTTTACGGAGGTTTTGGTTTAATGAATCGGGATGGACTTAAGAAGCCGAGTTATTACGCCTTTGAGCTTCTTCAGAAATTGGGTGAAGAGATAACCGTTAAGGGTGAAGGCTATGTGGGCACTCAGAATCAAGATGGGAGCATGCAGCTTCTGCTGTATCATTACGTCCATTTGGATCATATGTTTTCAAGCGGAGACTGGTCGGAAATGTCCAATCTTAACCGTTACGGCGTGTTCGAGGAGAAGGGCAGCAAGGAGTTTCAAGTCAACATTCCTCATCTTTCAGGAACCTATAAGTGCACGACTTATCAGATGGACAGAGATCATGGATCC
Proteins encoded:
- a CDS encoding helix-turn-helix domain-containing protein, with amino-acid sequence MYKALIVDDEIYAVMGIKSGVNWQELQVSEVYEAYNMRDALQVFERTPIDIMICDIEMPKGTGIELLERVNDISPDTETIFLTAHSAFDFMKRAIQLDGFDYLLKPIEFDVLQATIAKALHSIKQERELRHMREHYKPYYELWQKKKSLITDKFWNDVFSGRIVCTPANVTDVLEEHELSGLQEAVFMPVLVSVESWLRELSTKDEEIMEYAIRKGASEMLLPAGHGEVIQTKQGVNVVLIAGEEGAEGEAAHELNLRCEKYIQDCYTYFGCNISCYIGNRSTLYEIADTYRQLLEMEYNNLNKSNQVYRLASLGTQSMKTMIPRISTWTLLMEHGQLEEMQREIHGRMEELSRYPQLSVSELEGFRQEFMQMVHYILHKNGLSALELFQDQAGIHLYAQPRNIEQLKATVLQVVQVIHDQLHPSCSVIQRIQSYIKEHLHESITREQLAGFVHLNPAYLSRLFKREVGESITDYILHVRMSQAKDLILTSTIPISEVAKTFGYHNFSHFSKMFRKVYQVSPQEFRQQS
- a CDS encoding GH39 family glycosyl hydrolase; the protein is MRYLYEFIEHQEDMPFKLFVNSVKHVPFHWHKEVEIVYVLQGSVIMHLDQKEYVLHQDDVVVVNSMSIHKFEQNDHDNILLTLQFGPEWLQNNVFISCNSANEPEPVGFRLDTIKQELAKMVWEMNKKSPGYRSFTLGRLQTLCGHLLRYFSEGINPEAEEGGKSYDYKRLNRVLTYIDQNYKEKITLQTMAEQEHLSLHYFSHFFTDKIGIPFQKYLTLIRLEKAQSELSGSEKSITEIAMDCGFANVKLFNKYFKEKYGCTPSSYREAAASLQDKPNRKPLTYEESSSGDYYELDTINAMGSLYRYLEVKPDQERERAIPLTAVVTDHEQIQIQPGMSSAAYKKHWNVITTAGRAVEGLRDDWRRQLTELKARIPFEYIRFHGIFNDEMMVYNEQDDGTPVYNWAYVDKLYDFLIGLGIRPFVELGFMPTLLSRSSETVFWWRGNISPPADQAKWEALVREFVQHCLNRYGAQEVKQWYFEVWNEPDLSGVCWAGSKEEYFSFYESTVRVIRSVLPELKTGGPALGYGSLWNDTWTEEFMEYCKRHQVPVDFFSFHIYSEYPQLKAEQNILTRMMPPTFYKESIHRLQEKMEVASFRDMELHITEWNFSLYDRHLLHDTMFMAPFVMYHAMNTLGDVKAMAFWCFTDVFEESLVPSSPFYGGFGLMNRDGLKKPSYYAFELLQKLGEEITVKGEGYVGTQNQDGSMQLLLYHYVHLDHMFSSGDWSEMSNLNRYGVFEEKGSKEFQVNIPHLSGTYKCTTYQMDRDHGSVFDEWVRMGAPEILTEEELAYLRGRSGPVIRIETIEDQGWYKEIVLPPHGVLLLTLEKQF